The following are encoded together in the Triticum dicoccoides isolate Atlit2015 ecotype Zavitan chromosome 6B, WEW_v2.0, whole genome shotgun sequence genome:
- the LOC119322656 gene encoding 18.6 kDa class III heat shock protein-like, with protein MAELLFARAVAGLVHLPLVLECLAVADADHWDHAHEHAAHGHGHGHHGSTPVDIVETRGEYAFLLDVPVLSKSDMQKSLEEDNLLVRKSASRKRKQEAADCRYIRPESHASPWSFVRMFRLPEKTDTGAVAAHCESGVLTVSLKKQQPPERKTKSAQFAIA; from the exons ATGGCTGAGCTGTTGTTCGCCCGTGCCGTGGCCGGCCTTGTCCACCTGCCGCTGGTGCTCGAGTGCCTCGCCGTCGCGGACGCCGACCACTGGGACCACGCCCACGAACATGCCGCGCACGGGCATGGGCACGGACACCATGGCAGCACGCCCGTGGACATCGTGGAGACCCGTGGCGAGTATGCCTTCCTGCTCGACGTCCCCGTCCTCTCCAAGTCCGACATGCAG AAGTCACTGGAGGAGGACAACCTGCTGGTGAGGAAGAGCGCCAGCAGGAAGCGGAAGCAGGAGGCGGCGGACTGCCGCTACATCCGACCGGAGAGCCACGCGTCGCCATGGTCGTTCGTGCGCATGTTCCGGTTGCCGGAGAAGACAGACACAGGCGCCGTGGCCGCGCACTGCGAGAGCGGCGTGCTCACCGTCAGCCTCAAGAAGCAGCAGCCGCCCGAGAGGAAGACCAAGTCCGCCCAGTTCGCCATCGCCTGA